In a single window of the Pontibacter russatus genome:
- a CDS encoding DUF5908 family protein encodes MPVEIRELVIKATITQEEGAGSTSARGVAGSDSPAEEIINTCVEKVLEILKERNGR; translated from the coding sequence ATGCCTGTTGAGATAAGAGAATTAGTCATTAAAGCAACCATAACCCAGGAAGAAGGTGCAGGTTCGACATCGGCAAGAGGAGTTGCCGGCAGCGACTCCCCTGCCGAGGAAATCATCAACACCTGTGTGGAGAAAGTGCTGGAGATACTAAAGGAAAGAAATGGCAGATAA
- a CDS encoding PAAR domain-containing protein — translation MPAAARLSDMHTCPLFSGPVPHVGGPVTGPCVPTVLIGGMPAAVVGDLLVCTGPPDTIVKGSATVLIGGRPAARQGDLTAHGGVLVAGFPTVQIGG, via the coding sequence ATGCCCGCAGCAGCCCGACTCAGCGATATGCATACCTGCCCTCTTTTCAGCGGACCGGTGCCACATGTGGGGGGGCCTGTAACAGGTCCATGCGTGCCTACGGTGCTGATAGGAGGTATGCCTGCGGCTGTAGTGGGAGACCTGCTGGTATGCACAGGGCCGCCGGACACCATCGTGAAAGGGTCTGCCACTGTCTTGATTGGTGGGCGCCCCGCAGCCCGGCAGGGTGACCTTACTGCACACGGTGGAGTGTTGGTGGCAGGCTTTCCCACCGTGCAGATTGGCGGCTGA
- a CDS encoding phage tail sheath C-terminal domain-containing protein, whose translation MAEYKTPGVYIEEIPKLPPSIASVETAIPAFIGYTQKAKRKEENDLRNKPWRIESMLDYERYFGFAQPETGIEVVVDATQSARTDVRGRVNPDLRSNFLMYYSLQLFFINGGGPCYIVSVGDYESSGGVILEADLKPGLEEVEKVNEVTLLLFPDAINMADGGTYYALYKEAIDQCVKLKDRFVVLDVYRSPDNADNWQADIAFLRDTLAGTTEELKYAAVYFPRIYSRVDFYYNDPETGKPLDENVKIISQGAGELGATLAELKTINNAYYNLAKGAINDMEMLQPASPAVVGVYAQVDNSRGVWKAPANVNIDYVVRPEVLITPAQQEGLNVDSLAGKSVNVIRSFPGRGPAIIWGARTLAGNDNEWRYVSVRRFFNMVEESTKNATELFVFEPNDRGTWIRVKSMIENYLTQQWKAGALMGTTTREAFFVKVGLGETMTELDIWEGRMIVEIGLAVVRPAEFIILRFMHKMLQES comes from the coding sequence ATGGCTGAATACAAAACCCCGGGTGTTTACATAGAGGAGATACCAAAGCTCCCTCCCTCCATCGCCTCGGTGGAAACGGCGATACCGGCATTTATTGGCTATACCCAAAAAGCCAAGCGGAAGGAGGAGAACGATCTGCGGAACAAGCCCTGGCGCATCGAGTCGATGCTGGACTACGAGCGGTATTTTGGCTTTGCCCAGCCGGAAACAGGTATCGAGGTGGTGGTGGACGCCACCCAGTCTGCCCGCACGGATGTGCGCGGAAGAGTGAATCCCGACCTGCGGTCGAACTTCCTGATGTATTACTCGCTGCAGCTGTTTTTCATAAACGGAGGCGGCCCCTGCTACATCGTTTCGGTGGGGGATTACGAAAGCTCGGGCGGGGTGATCCTGGAGGCAGACCTGAAGCCGGGGCTGGAGGAGGTGGAGAAGGTAAACGAAGTGACGCTGCTGCTCTTCCCGGATGCCATCAACATGGCGGACGGCGGCACCTACTATGCCCTCTACAAAGAAGCCATCGACCAATGCGTGAAGCTGAAGGACCGGTTTGTAGTGCTGGATGTCTACCGGAGTCCCGACAATGCCGACAACTGGCAGGCAGACATCGCCTTTCTGCGGGATACGCTGGCAGGCACAACGGAAGAACTGAAGTATGCCGCTGTTTACTTTCCCCGGATTTACTCCCGCGTGGACTTCTATTACAACGACCCGGAGACCGGAAAGCCCCTCGATGAGAACGTGAAGATCATCAGCCAGGGAGCCGGGGAGTTGGGCGCTACCCTCGCCGAGCTCAAGACAATCAACAATGCCTATTATAACCTGGCAAAAGGGGCGATCAACGACATGGAAATGCTGCAGCCTGCCTCACCGGCAGTGGTAGGCGTTTATGCGCAGGTCGATAACTCGAGGGGCGTCTGGAAAGCGCCGGCCAATGTGAACATAGATTATGTGGTGCGCCCTGAGGTGCTCATTACGCCCGCACAGCAGGAAGGGCTGAATGTTGACTCCCTTGCCGGCAAATCGGTCAATGTCATCCGCTCCTTCCCGGGCAGGGGGCCGGCCATTATCTGGGGGGCCCGCACGCTGGCTGGCAACGACAACGAGTGGCGCTACGTTTCTGTGCGGCGGTTTTTCAATATGGTGGAAGAGTCCACGAAAAATGCGACGGAGCTGTTCGTGTTCGAGCCCAACGACCGGGGCACGTGGATCAGGGTAAAATCTATGATTGAGAATTACCTGACGCAGCAGTGGAAAGCCGGCGCTTTGATGGGAACGACCACCCGCGAGGCATTTTTTGTGAAAGTGGGTCTTGGCGAAACCATGACCGAACTGGATATATGGGAAGGCCGCATGATCGTGGAAATCGGGCTGGCAGTGGTTCGACCTGCTGAGTTCATCATTCTGCGCTTCATGCATAAGATGCTGCAGGAGTCTTAG
- a CDS encoding GPW/gp25 family protein, with protein sequence MNQQFKSFLGTGWAFPPTFNRSTGAVELVRDVEDIEQSLNILLSTSLGERVMQPEYGCNLADYLFESLSSGVIGYIKDRVKNAILYYEPRIVAEKIDVTSDASTDLLEGHFTITIEYTIPGTNSRFNYVYDYYKNEALKPI encoded by the coding sequence ATGAATCAGCAATTCAAATCATTTCTGGGTACCGGATGGGCCTTTCCACCCACCTTCAACCGGAGCACGGGCGCTGTGGAACTTGTGCGCGACGTAGAGGACATAGAACAAAGCCTCAACATTCTGCTTTCCACGAGCCTGGGCGAGCGGGTGATGCAACCGGAATATGGCTGCAACCTCGCGGACTATCTATTTGAGTCGCTGAGCAGCGGCGTGATCGGGTATATCAAAGACCGTGTTAAAAACGCCATCCTGTATTATGAGCCGCGCATCGTGGCTGAAAAGATAGACGTCACCTCAGACGCCTCTACAGACCTGCTGGAAGGCCACTTCACCATCACCATCGAATACACGATTCCCGGCACCAATTCAAGGTTCAATTATGTATATGACTACTACAAAAATGAAGCGCTCAAGCCGATATAG
- the vgrG gene encoding type VI secretion system tip protein VgrG, with product MEELLIPNPSRHDVVSFTILVNGTVINPAYEVLALSVTKEINRVPFASLVIRDGTAAEQDFEISNADTFVPGNKLKIKLGLDGDNTQVFQGIILRHAVKVRANGNTELRIECRDEAVKMTIGRRNHYYENLTDSELFDELIGRYKGLKSAPAATSPTYKEIVQHHVTDWDFMLLRAEANGMLVQVEDGTVKIAKPDTTVSPVLQVTYGSSILEFEAEINAQTQLKSVKASSWDHSNQQLFDADTSEAATFQESGNIEGSELANAVSPDFFELHHSGFLQEQELQNWVDGMMLRSRLSKIRGRAKVTGFAGIRPGDMVKLAGVGDRFNGKAFVTAVRHDVGNGTWDTHIQFGLDPERYGRLHPDTNDLLSAGLMGAVHGLQIGKVVQLENDPAGEDRILVRVPVIDRNGPGIWTRVASLDAGANRGAFFRPEINDEVVVGFLDDDPRHAVVLGMLHSSNSPAPIAAQDVNHEKGFTTRSGMHLQFNDDTKTIAIDTPAGNSVRLDEQGRKIEIADQNGNKVTLDTTGIKLESPLNIELKAGVNLTLSAGASLTIGGTSLSVKADGNVGIEGAFTKLSAQGITEISGSLVKIN from the coding sequence ATGGAAGAACTGTTGATCCCCAACCCCTCCCGGCATGATGTCGTCTCGTTTACCATTCTTGTCAACGGAACGGTTATAAACCCTGCCTATGAGGTGCTGGCGCTTTCTGTCACCAAAGAAATCAACCGGGTGCCATTTGCCTCCCTTGTCATCCGGGATGGCACCGCCGCGGAACAAGACTTCGAAATCAGCAATGCGGACACTTTTGTACCGGGGAACAAACTGAAGATAAAACTTGGGCTGGACGGGGACAACACCCAGGTTTTTCAGGGCATCATCCTGAGGCACGCCGTGAAGGTGCGCGCAAACGGCAACACTGAACTCCGGATTGAGTGCCGGGACGAGGCCGTGAAAATGACGATCGGGCGACGAAACCACTACTATGAGAACCTGACTGACAGTGAGCTGTTCGATGAGTTGATCGGCCGTTACAAAGGGCTGAAGAGCGCTCCTGCTGCAACCTCCCCCACATATAAGGAAATAGTGCAGCACCACGTGACCGACTGGGATTTTATGCTGCTGCGTGCGGAAGCCAACGGCATGCTGGTGCAAGTGGAAGACGGCACCGTCAAGATAGCAAAACCCGACACCACTGTCAGCCCGGTGCTGCAGGTAACCTATGGTTCCTCCATTTTAGAATTCGAGGCAGAGATAAACGCCCAAACGCAGTTAAAATCCGTGAAGGCATCCTCCTGGGATCACAGCAATCAGCAGCTCTTCGATGCGGACACTTCAGAGGCGGCAACTTTTCAGGAGAGCGGCAACATAGAAGGAAGCGAACTGGCAAATGCCGTAAGCCCCGACTTCTTTGAACTCCACCATAGCGGTTTTCTGCAGGAGCAGGAACTCCAGAACTGGGTGGATGGCATGATGCTTCGGAGCCGCCTCTCTAAAATAAGGGGCCGGGCAAAGGTCACTGGTTTCGCAGGCATCAGACCAGGAGACATGGTAAAACTGGCCGGCGTGGGCGACCGCTTTAACGGAAAGGCTTTTGTAACAGCCGTGCGGCATGACGTAGGCAACGGCACCTGGGATACCCATATACAATTCGGGCTGGATCCGGAACGCTATGGCCGCCTGCACCCCGACACAAACGACCTGCTGAGCGCCGGACTGATGGGCGCTGTTCATGGCCTCCAGATCGGGAAAGTGGTGCAGCTGGAAAATGACCCTGCCGGAGAGGACAGAATTCTGGTGAGAGTCCCGGTGATAGATAGAAATGGCCCCGGCATCTGGACGAGAGTCGCCAGCCTGGATGCGGGGGCCAACAGAGGGGCCTTCTTCCGGCCGGAAATAAACGATGAAGTTGTGGTGGGCTTTCTCGACGATGATCCACGGCATGCAGTGGTGTTGGGCATGCTCCACAGCAGCAACAGCCCCGCACCTATCGCGGCACAGGATGTGAACCATGAGAAAGGATTTACCACCCGCAGCGGCATGCACCTCCAGTTTAACGACGATACAAAGACCATTGCCATCGATACGCCCGCCGGAAACAGTGTGAGGCTGGATGAACAGGGACGCAAGATTGAAATAGCAGATCAGAACGGGAACAAGGTAACGCTGGATACCACTGGTATCAAACTGGAAAGCCCCCTGAATATAGAACTGAAGGCTGGCGTAAACCTAACCTTATCGGCCGGAGCTTCCCTTACTATCGGGGGCACCAGCCTGTCTGTAAAGGCAGATGGGAATGTGGGAATAGAAGGCGCTTTTACAAAGCTCTCAGCCCAGGGAATAACAGAGATCAGCGGGTCTTTGGTAAAAATAAATTGA
- a CDS encoding CIS tube protein produces the protein MADKNKLEKLLIRSFANRDFNGEDPARKFLTPINPESFTKNLKVNADTRSGHGNEGAEVRYKSTAPEELRLEFILDGTKTMESYGGENSTYIQKPVKEQLQEFLRCVYDMDKNIHRPRFLIVFWGSEIDFRCVLSNLDINYTLFEPDGNPLRVKINATFLKHKSREEQLAEAKLSSPDLTHYRKVSQGDRLDLMAYRIYNDSNYFLQVAKANALSHIRNIVPGTELYFPPFDKNEA, from the coding sequence ATGGCAGATAAGAACAAACTCGAAAAACTGCTCATCCGGTCTTTTGCCAACAGGGACTTTAATGGCGAAGACCCGGCACGGAAGTTTTTAACGCCCATCAACCCGGAATCCTTCACTAAAAACCTGAAGGTAAACGCGGACACCCGCTCGGGGCATGGCAATGAGGGCGCGGAGGTGCGTTACAAATCCACGGCGCCAGAGGAACTGCGCCTCGAGTTTATCCTGGACGGCACCAAAACCATGGAGAGCTACGGGGGCGAGAACAGCACCTACATCCAGAAACCGGTGAAGGAGCAGTTACAGGAATTCCTGCGTTGCGTCTACGACATGGATAAGAACATACACCGCCCCCGCTTCCTGATAGTTTTCTGGGGTTCGGAGATAGACTTCCGCTGTGTGCTGTCTAACCTCGATATCAACTACACCCTTTTCGAGCCGGATGGCAATCCGCTGCGCGTCAAGATCAACGCCACCTTCCTGAAGCACAAGTCACGGGAAGAGCAACTGGCAGAAGCTAAACTCAGCTCTCCTGACCTGACGCATTACCGCAAGGTAAGCCAGGGCGACCGGCTTGACCTGATGGCATACCGCATCTACAACGACTCCAACTACTTTTTACAAGTGGCCAAAGCCAATGCGCTCAGCCATATCCGGAACATCGTCCCCGGAACAGAACTCTACTTTCCCCCTTTCGATAAAAATGAAGCCTGA
- a CDS encoding phage tail protein, with protein MAKRNPENLYQTVNFHFRVGFRLGTETFDMRFQSVTGLDATLETESIREGGENRYEHVVPVRRKYGPLVLKRGLLSPTESGLTAWFKEAFDDEKVTPIPDVDIMLLNEESQPLMYWTVNNVWPRSWKIGELNAERGEVLIETLELNYNRLLFHE; from the coding sequence ATGGCAAAGCGAAACCCTGAAAACCTGTACCAAACAGTCAACTTCCACTTTCGGGTAGGCTTCCGCTTAGGTACCGAAACATTCGACATGCGGTTTCAGTCGGTCACCGGCTTAGATGCTACCCTGGAAACCGAAAGTATAAGAGAGGGAGGCGAAAACAGATATGAGCACGTCGTGCCCGTCCGCCGGAAATATGGCCCGCTGGTGTTAAAGCGCGGCCTGCTCTCCCCTACCGAGTCAGGCCTCACGGCATGGTTCAAGGAGGCTTTCGATGACGAGAAAGTCACTCCCATACCGGATGTTGACATCATGCTCCTGAACGAGGAAAGCCAGCCGCTGATGTACTGGACTGTTAACAATGTCTGGCCACGGAGCTGGAAAATCGGGGAACTGAACGCCGAGCGGGGCGAGGTGCTGATTGAGACCCTCGAGCTGAACTATAACCGGTTATTGTTTCACGAATAA
- a CDS encoding DUF4255 domain-containing protein gives MIDKALSLLVTQLNLYIPEDPPEVILGNIALHDAADQDALHERTVLSLVNVEEEATLKNNRFYHTLPHATQYTHAPVFLNLYLLFAANYLKSYDKALTRISAVIRFFQSRKTFDMGSGNSLPPNPDPDELALSLTMELYTMSFEQVNHLWGTLGGKQMPFVMYKARLVMLQDRKILREAPLIEEIKTDLQSTL, from the coding sequence ATGATTGATAAGGCACTGAGTTTACTCGTTACGCAGCTGAACCTGTATATTCCGGAGGACCCGCCGGAGGTCATTCTGGGCAATATTGCCTTACACGATGCCGCTGACCAGGACGCCTTGCATGAAAGAACAGTGCTCAGCCTGGTAAATGTAGAGGAAGAAGCCACCCTGAAGAACAACCGTTTCTACCACACCCTGCCCCATGCCACACAATACACCCACGCACCCGTATTCCTGAACCTCTACCTGTTGTTCGCTGCCAACTACCTGAAGTCTTACGACAAGGCTTTAACGCGCATATCGGCCGTTATCCGGTTTTTCCAGAGCAGGAAAACCTTTGACATGGGCAGTGGCAATTCACTTCCGCCCAACCCCGACCCTGATGAGCTGGCGCTCTCGCTGACGATGGAGCTTTACACGATGTCGTTTGAGCAGGTAAACCACTTATGGGGCACCCTGGGAGGCAAGCAGATGCCGTTTGTCATGTATAAAGCTCGCCTGGTAATGCTGCAGGATAGAAAAATTCTCCGTGAGGCACCCTTGATCGAGGAGATCAAAACAGATTTGCAAAGTACGCTTTAG
- a CDS encoding phage tail protein, with amino-acid sequence MAAKGDYPIPKFHFRVQWGKDFRIGFTEVSGLDFETEVIEYREGSSKTYNSSKQPGRTKYSNVTLKRGTFEGDYDFYMEWRKTFYFQEGNQTGSRFRRNVEIMLLNENHEPIITWTLLNAWPSKVQSTDLKADANEVAIETMELVHEGLTILT; translated from the coding sequence ATGGCAGCAAAAGGAGATTACCCGATCCCCAAGTTTCACTTCCGGGTGCAGTGGGGAAAAGACTTCAGGATAGGCTTTACGGAGGTAAGCGGCCTTGACTTTGAAACAGAGGTGATTGAGTACCGCGAAGGCAGCAGCAAGACCTATAACAGTTCCAAGCAGCCCGGCCGGACCAAGTACAGCAATGTTACCCTGAAGCGCGGCACCTTTGAGGGCGACTACGACTTCTATATGGAGTGGCGCAAAACCTTCTACTTCCAGGAAGGCAATCAAACGGGCTCCCGGTTCCGCCGTAACGTCGAAATCATGCTGCTCAACGAAAACCACGAGCCCATTATCACCTGGACCCTGCTGAACGCTTGGCCATCAAAGGTACAGTCCACCGACCTGAAGGCTGATGCCAACGAGGTAGCCATCGAAACCATGGAACTGGTGCATGAAGGACTGACGATACTGACCTAA